Within the Phoenix dactylifera cultivar Barhee BC4 unplaced genomic scaffold, palm_55x_up_171113_PBpolish2nd_filt_p 002152F, whole genome shotgun sequence genome, the region TGAAGTCTAGCAGACAAGGATGATGATAACACCAAACAAATACCGCCACTGACTGAatgaaaagtacttttgaacggctaattcttaattaagtacAAGGCTTGAAaccggttaaaaaaaaaaaaaaaagtaaacagACCACTCAAAGACGAGACGCCGGTGGAAAGTGGTCCTTGGGCTGGGCCTTGGCCTGCTCTCGCCCAGGAGTGGCTGCGAGTCTCTTAGCCATATCCCTCAGCTGAAACTTCTGTACCTTAGGCCCGGCCTTGGGAAGCTCGGCGAGGAACACCACCTTCTTCGGCACCATGAAACCGGGTATGTTCGCCTTGCAGTAGGCAATTATATCCTCCTCCTTCAAACTCCCCTTCTTGCACTCCGGCTTCAGCGTCAAGAAGGCGCACGGCGTCTCCCCCCAGTGGGGATGCGGCATCGCCACCACCGCCGCCTCCAGCACCATCGGATGCCGGTAGAGCACGCTCTCCACCTCGACGCTACTGATGTTCTCGCCGCCGGATATGATCACGTCCTTGGCCCGGTCCTTCACCTCCACGTACCCATCGGGGTGCACAACCCCGACGTCACCGGTCCAAAACCACCCATTCTGAAAGGCCGCGCGGGTCCCTTCCTTGTTCTTGTAGTACCCCTTCATGACGCTGCTCCCTTTCAGCACGATCTCCCCGAGCGACTTCCCGTCCCTCGGGACGCTCGCCATGCCCTTGCGGTCCTTGATCACGTCCATGTCGGCGAGCGTGAGGACGCTGACGCCCTGCCGCGCCTTGAGCCGAGCTTTCGCCTCCTGCGGCAGCCGGTCCCACTGCGGCCGCCACTCGCACACCAGAGCCGTCGCCGTCGCCTCCGTCATGCCGTAGGCGTGCGATACATGGAACCCCAGCTTCTCCATGCTTTCGAGCAGCGCGGCCGGGGGAGGGGCTCCGCCGGTGAGCACCTGGACGGGGCCCGGGATCGGGCGCCGCTCTGCGGGCGGAGCGTGGAGGAGGATGCTGAAGACGACCGGCGCGCAGCACATGTGGGTGACCCCGTGCGCCGCGATTGCGCCGTAGATGGCCGCTGCGGAGAGGTTCCGGATGCACACGTTGGTGCCGCCACGCGCCGCTATGCCCCACGCAAACCCCCAGCCGTTGCAGTGGAACATGGGGAGGGTCCACAGGTAGACGGGCTCGACCGGCACCTGCCACTGGAGGAGGACGGTGAAGGTGCTGAGGAAGGCGCCGCGGTGGCTGTACACCACGCCCTTAGGGGCCGCCGTCGTGCCGGACGTATAGTTGAGAGCGATCGCGTCCCACTCGTCCTCGAGCCGGTGCGGCTCGTCGAGAGGATTACCGCATGCGATGAGCTGCTCGTAGTGTAGCTCCCCCGATTTCGTGCTTGCCGGGGAGTGGACTTCGTCGATGATGACCACAAAGGGCAGTGGCTTGGTTGGATGGCGCTCGCCGATATCGGCGACCACGCGCTTAAGAGCCTCGAGAGCTACCTTGGTGTATTGGTGGTCGATGAAGAAGGCCTTCGCATCTGAGTGCACGAGGATAGCAGCGATGTTGTTGGCATCGAGACGGGTGTTTATGGTGTTGAGGACGGCGCCGGCCATCGGAACGGCGAAGTGCATCTCGTAGACGGCCGGGATGTTCGGTGCAAGCACCGATACCTACAACACGGTACGTACAATCCGATCGATATCAGAGAAGTTCGATAAACCGCTTCTCTTGGAAGCTCGAACGAACTCAAAACTGTTGTTAAGTGAAACTTTGGTACTTACGACATCATTCTTGGAGATGTTCAGAGA harbors:
- the LOC103696748 gene encoding trans-cinnamate:CoA ligase, peroxisomal-like, whose product is MDRLPKCEANYAPLSPVTFLERAAKVYADRTSVIYENARFTWKQTYERCRCLASSLRSLNISKNDVVSVLAPNIPAVYEMHFAVPMAGAVLNTINTRLDANNIAAILVHSDAKAFFIDHQYTKVALEALKRVVADIGERHPTKPLPFVVIIDEVHSPASTKSGELHYEQLIACGNPLDEPHRLEDEWDAIALNYTSGTTAAPKGVVYSHRGAFLSTFTVLLQWQVPVEPVYLWTLPMFHCNGWGFAWGIAARGGTNVCIRNLSAAAIYGAIAAHGVTHMCCAPVVFSILLHAPPAERRPIPGPVQVLTGGAPPPAALLESMEKLGFHVSHAYGMTEATATALVCEWRPQWDRLPQEAKARLKARQGVSVLTLADMDVIKDRKGMASVPRDGKSLGEIVLKGSSVMKGYYKNKEGTRAAFQNGWFWTGDVGVVHPDGYVEVKDRAKDVIISGGENISSVEVESVLYRHPMVLEAAVVAMPHPHWGETPCAFLTLKPECKKGSLKEEDIIAYCKANIPGFMVPKKVVFLAELPKAGPKVQKFQLRDMAKRLAATPGREQAKAQPKDHFPPASRL